A DNA window from Brassica napus cultivar Da-Ae chromosome C1, Da-Ae, whole genome shotgun sequence contains the following coding sequences:
- the LOC106404184 gene encoding probable tRNA (guanine(26)-N(2))-dimethyltransferase 2: protein MESDLNDYTVIKEGEAEILLHKKNQVFFNKAQVNNRDMSIAVLREFISKRKQEHEAKLSKRNRSASNVVDKDSSQASKEGTPIENGEHQVASEDPPSSASKKPEGVALRGLQPPKVLEALSASGLRALRYAREIEGIGQVVALDNDIASVEACQRNIKFNGSLAISKVESHHTDARVHMLTHPNEFDVVDLDPYGSPSIFLDSAIQSVSDGGLLMCTATDMAVLCGGNGEVCYSKYGSYPLRGKYCHEMALRILLASIESHANRYKRYIVPVLSVQMDFYVRVFVRVYTSASAMKNTPLKLSYVYQCIGCDSFHLQPVGRSLPKNNSVRYLPAIGPVVAQECNHCGKKYNMGGPIWSAPIHDQEWVTSILNSVKSMKDRYPAYDRIYAVLTTISEELVDVPLFLSLHNLCATLKCISPSAAIFRSAVINANYRISGTHVNPLGMKTDAPMEVIWDIMRCWVKNHPIKAQAPELPGSVILSKEPSHQVDFSRHVGSLSKAQAKKVARFLPNPEKHWGPKLRAGRQITSKHVSLIGHEAVNGHLTQHHEELKEEEEAVQEDNTQEELDAKRLKTTEDIASTS from the exons atggAATCGGATCTGAATGACTACACCGTTATCAAGGAAGGAGAAGCTGAGATCCTCCTTCACAAGAAGAACCAAGTCTTCTTCAATAAAGCTCAG GTGAACAATAGAGACATGTCTATAGCTGTCCTAAGAGAATTTATATCCAAACGCAAGCAAGAGCATGAAGCTAAGCTATCTAAAAGAAACAGATCAGCTTCCAATGTGGTTGACAAGGACTCTTCTCAAGCTTCCAAGGAAGGAACTCCAATTGAGAACGGTGAGCACCAAGTAGCATCTGAAGACCCACCAAGCTCTGCTTCCAAAAAACCTGAAGGAGTTGCACTTAGAGGACTCCAGCCTCCGAAAGTGCTCGAG GCTTTGTCAGCTTCTGGTTTGCGAGCTTTAAGATATGCGCGTGAAATAGAAGGGATTGGTCAGGTTGTAGCGTTGGACAATGACATTG cATCGGTGGAAGCTTGCCAGAGAAACATAAAGTTCAATGGCTCGCTGGCTATTTCAAAGGTGGAGTCACATCATACCGATGCTCGTGTCCATATGCTTACCCACCCTAACGAATTTGATGTG GTTGATCTTGATCCATATGGATCACCTTCTATCTTCCTTGACTCGGCTATTCAATCAGTCTCGGATGGTGGATTGCTGATGTGCACAGCAACTGATATGGCAGTGTTATGTGGCGGTAACGGTGAAGTTTGTTATTCCAA ATATGGTTCTTACCCATTGAGAGGGAAGTATTGTCATGAGATGGCTTTGAGGATCCTCCTTGCCAGCATCGAG AGCCACGCAAACCGCTACAAGCGGTATATAGTTCCGGTGCTATCTGTGCAAATGGATTTCTATGTTCGTGTCTTTGTACGCGTTTACAC CTCGGCGAGTGCAATGAAGAACACTCCATTGAAGCTTTCTTACGTCTATCAATGCATTGGTTGTGATTCTTTCCATCTTCAACCTGTTGGAAGGTCTCTTCCTAAG AACAACAGTGTGAGGTATCTTCCAGCAATTGGTCCAGTTGTGGCACAAGAATGCAACCACTGTGGGAAGAAATATAACATGGGCGGACCGATATGGTCTGCTCCAATCCATGATCAAGAATGGGTTACTTCTATTTTGAACAGTGTTAAATCCATGAAAGACAGGTATCCTGCTTATGACCGGATCTACGCTGTACTTACCACAATCTCCGAG gAGTTGGTAGATGTTCCTTTGTTTTTGAGTCTGCATAATCTTTGTGCGACGCTAAAATGCATTTCACCATCAGCTGCTATCTTTCGATCAGCTGTTATCAATGCTAATTACCGTATCTCCGGAACCCATGTGAATCCTCTCGGCATGAAAACTGATGCTCCTATGGAAGTTATCTGGGACATCATGCGTTGCTGG GTTAAGAATCATCCTATAAAGGCGCAAGCCCCTGAACTCCCTGGAAGTGTGATCTTGTCCAAAGAACCATCACACCAG GTTGATTTTTCGCGTCACGTTGGTTCGCTGAGCAAGGCGCAAGCGAAGAAAGTAGCTCGGTTTCTGCCAAATCCAGAGAAGCATTGGGGTCCAAAGCTTAGGGCAGGTCGTCAGATAACGAGCAAACATGTCTCTCTTATTGGTCATGAAGCAGTCAATGGTCATCTTACTCAACACCATGAAGAActaaaagaggaagaagaagcagtGCAAGAAGATAATACCCAAGAAGAGCTGGATGCAAAGCGCCTGAAGACAACAGAGGATATTGCATCCACATCATAA